A genomic window from Vagococcus sp. CY52-2 includes:
- a CDS encoding GNAT family N-acetyltransferase — MKHFNTIDFPSIHIRLLDGNNEADLVIFKEFLLRTKDYFTDYVTAVPTDEQVKEFFTSLPPKVLPSQKYMYGIFDRDRLMGFIDWVEDYPQKETGILGYFILEEEYRGTKLAQELYNALEKTVSDTGTKIMHLTFIEDDKRASRFWEKQGYKAISTHNGDYGKQLVVEKILG, encoded by the coding sequence ATGAAACATTTTAATACAATTGATTTTCCATCCATTCATATTCGATTACTTGATGGAAATAATGAAGCAGATTTGGTTATCTTTAAAGAATTTTTATTAAGAACCAAAGACTACTTTACTGATTATGTAACTGCTGTTCCAACGGATGAACAAGTAAAAGAATTCTTCACTTCGTTACCTCCCAAAGTATTACCTTCTCAAAAATACATGTATGGTATCTTTGATCGTGATAGATTAATGGGATTCATTGACTGGGTAGAAGATTATCCTCAAAAAGAAACTGGCATACTTGGTTACTTTATATTAGAAGAAGAATACAGAGGAACAAAACTCGCTCAAGAACTGTATAATGCCTTAGAAAAAACAGTATCTGATACAGGAACTAAAATCATGCATTTAACGTTTATAGAAGATGATAAACGTGCTTCTCGTTTCTGGGAAAAACAAGGTTATAAAGCTATCTCTACACATAATGGTGACTATGGCAAACAATTAGTCGTTGAAAAAATACTCGGATAA
- a CDS encoding YebC/PmpR family DNA-binding transcriptional regulator, whose translation MGRKWANIVAKKTAKDANNSKVYAKFGIEIYAAAKSGDPDPHSNQKLRFVIDRAKTYNVPKHIIDRAIEKAKGSGDENYSELRYEGFGPNGSMVIVDTLTNNVNRTAADVRAAFGKNGGNMGVSGAVAYMFDNTAIFGFKGEDVDEIFEYLLEKDIEVKDVFEEEDQIIVYGESSDFHAIQEALKEKGITEFSVAEIQMLAQNEVELSEEDLAQFEKMIDALDELEDVQQIFHNVDMD comes from the coding sequence TTGGGACGTAAATGGGCTAATATCGTAGCTAAGAAAACAGCTAAAGATGCAAACAACAGTAAAGTTTATGCCAAATTTGGAATTGAAATTTATGCAGCAGCAAAATCAGGTGATCCAGATCCGCACTCTAATCAAAAACTTCGTTTCGTTATTGATCGCGCAAAAACATACAATGTACCAAAACATATTATTGATCGTGCTATAGAAAAAGCAAAAGGTTCAGGAGATGAAAATTATTCTGAATTACGTTATGAAGGATTTGGGCCAAATGGTTCGATGGTGATTGTTGATACGTTAACAAATAATGTCAACCGTACAGCAGCAGACGTTCGAGCAGCATTTGGTAAAAATGGTGGGAACATGGGTGTATCAGGTGCTGTAGCATACATGTTTGACAACACAGCGATTTTTGGTTTTAAAGGCGAAGACGTGGATGAAATTTTTGAGTATCTATTAGAAAAAGATATTGAAGTCAAAGATGTGTTCGAAGAAGAAGACCAAATCATCGTTTACGGTGAATCAAGTGATTTCCACGCGATTCAAGAAGCATTAAAAGAAAAAGGAATTACAGAATTTTCAGTAGCTGAAATCCAAATGCTTGCTCAAAATGAAGTAGAATTATCAGAAGAAGATTTAGCTCAATTTGAAAAGATGATTGATGCGTTAGATGAATTAGAAGATGTTCAACAAATCTTCCACAATGTAGACATGGATTAA